The Streptomyces sp. NBC_00306 sequence TGGAGGCCATCCGGGCGGCCGAGGCCGTCAAGCTGTACGGCACCCCCGCGGAGCGCCCGTTCGACGAGCGCAGGACCGGCCTGATCTCGCTGGGCGACAGCGAGATCTCCGGGGAGGGCGTCGGCACCTACGAGCCGGGCACCAACGGCCCCGACAACTGGTGCCATCGCTCGCCCGAGGCCGCCATCCACCGTACGGGCATCGCCGCGGACGTCACGTACAACGTCGCCTGCTCCGGAGCGGGCACCGGAAACATCCGGATCGGCGGCTCCAAGCAGCACGCCGACGAACTGGTCCAGAGCGACAACCTGGCCGTCAAGGCGCGCAACACCCGTATCAAGATGGTCCTGTTGGTCGCCGGGGCCAACGACGACCTGCAGTTCGGTCCGGTGATGACCGACTGCGTGATCCGCTTCGTGACCTTCCAGGGGCCCTGTGAGCCGAAGTACGCGCCCGGCTGGCAGGCGCGGGTCGACGGTCTCGTCCCCAAGGTCGAGCAGACCGTGCGCGACCTGCGCACGGTGATGCGCGACGCCGGGTACGCCGACGGCGACTACCAGCTGGTCGTCATGGGCTACCCGAGCCCGATCGGCCCGGACTTCCGCGACAACCCGCAGTTCCCGGGCAAGCTGCTGTGCGGCGGAATGGGCTACGACTCCGACACCGTGTGGGGCCGCAACACCGCGGTCCCGGCCTTCGAACGCGGGATGCGCCAGGTGGCGCGCTCCACCGGAGCCGTCTATCTCGACAACTCCCGGCTCTTCCACGGCCACGAGGTCTGTATGCAGGAGCCCTGGGCACGCGGCCTCTACATCGACCTCAGCCTGCCCTTCCCGCCGGACTCCAACTCCGTGCGCCAGTCCTTCCACCCCAATGCGCGCGGCCATGCGGCCTTCGCCTCCTGCCTGACCCAGCTCTACAACTCGGGTCTGCGTGAGGCGAGTTGCGCACCGGCGGCATCGGGACAGAATCCGGCCCTGTACGCGGGCGCCTGGGACGACGCCTTCAAGCCCCTGAAGAACGAGGGCACCGGGTCCTGCGCGGACGTCTCGGGCGCGGTCACCCGCAACGGCTCCGGTGTCGTCGGCTGGGACTGCCACGGCGGCCGCAACCAGGGCTGGTGGTTCGACGGAGCGCGCGGCTCGCTGCTCACGGAGCTGACGCAGGACCGCTGCGTGGACGTGCCACGGGGGCAGTACACACCGGGAGCGGCCCTGGTCCTGTGGGACTGCTCGGGTGCGGCGAACCAGCGCTTCGTCCGCACCGCGGGCACGCTGCGTCCCGCCGAGGCGCAGGGGCTGTGTGTGACGCACGCGGCCCCACGGGAGCCGTTGCGGCTCCAGCCGTGCTCGGGCGCCGCGACACAGCGCTTCAGCTGATCGCGGGCCCGGTCTGAGGGATCGGAGCAACTCCCGCTGCCCGCACCGTCCTTCGGGCGGTCCGGGCAGCGGGAGGCGAGCCGCTTACAGGCCGGGGCCGCGCACCGGGATGGAGGTGAACGTCGGCGCGGGAGCCGGCTCCGTGAAGAAGTCGTTGCCCTTGTCGTCGACCACGATGAAGGCCGGGAAGTCCTCCACCTCGATCTTCCAGACGGCTTCCATGCCGAGCTCCTCGTACTCGAGGACCTCGACCTTCTTGATGCAGTCCTGCGCGAGGCGTGCGGCCGGTCCGCCGATGGAGCCCAGGTAGAAGCCGCCGTGCGTGCCGCACGCGTCCGTCACCTGCTTCGAGCGGTTGCCCTTGGCCAGCATGACCTTGGAGCCGCCCGCCGCCTGGAACTGCTCGACGTAGCTGTCCATCCGGCCGGCCGTCGTCGGGCCGAAGGAGCCGGAGGCGTAGCCCTCGGGGGTCTTCGCCGGACCGGCGTAGTACACCGGGTGGTCCTTGAGGTACTGCGGCATGTCCTCGCCCGCGTCCAGCCGCTCCTTGATCTTGGCGTGCGCGATGTCGCGCGCCACGACCAGCGGGCCGGTCAGCGAGAGCCGGGTCTTGACCGGGTACTTGGTCAGCTCGGCGAGGACGTCGTCCATGGGCCGGTTGAGGTCGATCTCCACGACGTCACCCGCCTCGGCGGACTCGCCGAGGTGCTCGTCCGTCGTGTCCGGGAGGAAGCGCGCCGGGTCGGTCTCCAGCTGCTCCAGGAACACACCCTCCGCCGTGATCTTCGCGGTGGCCTGGCGGTCCGCCGAGCAGGAGACGGCGATCGCGACGGGCAGCGACGCGCCGTGGCGGGGGAGCCGGACGACCCGGACGTCGTGGCAGAAGTACTTGCCGCCGAACTGCGCGCCGATGCCGATCTTCTGCGTGAGCTCGAAGACCTTCTCCTCCAGCTCCTTGTCACGGAAGCCGTGCCCCGTGGGGGAGCCCTCCGCCGGCAGCTCGTCGAGGTAGTGGGCGGAGGCGTACTTGGCGGTCTTCAGCGCGAACTCGGCGCTGGTGCCGCCGACGACGATGGCCAGGTGGTACGGCGGGCACGCGGCCGTGCCCAGCGAACGGATCTTCTCCTCCAGGAACTTCATCATGGAGGCCTCGTTCAGGACGGCCTTGGTCTCCTGGTAGAGGAACGACTTGTTGGCGGAACCGCCGCCCTTGGCCATGAAGAGGAACTTGTACGCGCCGCCGTCGGTCGCGTACAGCTCGATCTGGGCCGGCAGGTTGGACCCGGTGTTCTTCTCCTCCCACATGGTGAGCGGAGCCATCTGCGAGTACCGCAGGTTGAGCTTGGTGTACGCGTCGAA is a genomic window containing:
- a CDS encoding ricin-type beta-trefoil lectin domain protein, yielding MLHLFGGRSPCPRSTTHRLRRTVAVTAALAAGLGGLAVTAPAATAGQTRTTASVPLPPELEAIRAAEAVKLYGTPAERPFDERRTGLISLGDSEISGEGVGTYEPGTNGPDNWCHRSPEAAIHRTGIAADVTYNVACSGAGTGNIRIGGSKQHADELVQSDNLAVKARNTRIKMVLLVAGANDDLQFGPVMTDCVIRFVTFQGPCEPKYAPGWQARVDGLVPKVEQTVRDLRTVMRDAGYADGDYQLVVMGYPSPIGPDFRDNPQFPGKLLCGGMGYDSDTVWGRNTAVPAFERGMRQVARSTGAVYLDNSRLFHGHEVCMQEPWARGLYIDLSLPFPPDSNSVRQSFHPNARGHAAFASCLTQLYNSGLREASCAPAASGQNPALYAGAWDDAFKPLKNEGTGSCADVSGAVTRNGSGVVGWDCHGGRNQGWWFDGARGSLLTELTQDRCVDVPRGQYTPGAALVLWDCSGAANQRFVRTAGTLRPAEAQGLCVTHAAPREPLRLQPCSGAATQRFS
- a CDS encoding fumarate hydratase; the encoded protein is MPSVSRPPSPAFAYSDLLPLGEDTTPYRLVTAEGVSTFEADGRTFLKVEPEALRTLAAEAMHDISHYLRPAHLAQLRRIVDDPEASSNDKFVALDLLKNANIAAAGVLPMCQDTGTAIVMGKRGQNVLTEGGDEEALSHGIFDAYTKLNLRYSQMAPLTMWEEKNTGSNLPAQIELYATDGGAYKFLFMAKGGGSANKSFLYQETKAVLNEASMMKFLEEKIRSLGTAACPPYHLAIVVGGTSAEFALKTAKYASAHYLDELPAEGSPTGHGFRDKELEEKVFELTQKIGIGAQFGGKYFCHDVRVVRLPRHGASLPVAIAVSCSADRQATAKITAEGVFLEQLETDPARFLPDTTDEHLGESAEAGDVVEIDLNRPMDDVLAELTKYPVKTRLSLTGPLVVARDIAHAKIKERLDAGEDMPQYLKDHPVYYAGPAKTPEGYASGSFGPTTAGRMDSYVEQFQAAGGSKVMLAKGNRSKQVTDACGTHGGFYLGSIGGPAARLAQDCIKKVEVLEYEELGMEAVWKIEVEDFPAFIVVDDKGNDFFTEPAPAPTFTSIPVRGPGL